A window of the Haloarcula litorea genome harbors these coding sequences:
- a CDS encoding acetamidase/formamidase family protein, translating into MSQQVTQELEVDEYTLGLVGPDQEWAGTVADGGTVRTHTPPACWGPMITPEFRGGHEVTKPIAVEGAEVGDAVAIHIEDVEVTSIATSTGSMDEREGAFGDDPFVDHVCPECGAAWPESVVEGTGEESIRCAECGANASSFAFEFGVTAVFDEDYEIGLTVDGEAAHDLAERAHEAMALPENSRQHPILLYEPSEMPGTMGHLRPFLGNIGTTPPVELPDSHNAGDFGQFLIGADHDWGLDDEADLAERTDGHMDINAVREGATLICPVKVDGGGIYVGDMHANQGDGELALHTTDVSGFTEFSVEVIEGLDIDGPVLLPNGEDLPHIAKPFTDADVERGEALGEEYGVDVQTDVGPIQVVGSGATVNDATENAFDRAGDLLDMSEGEVRTRCTFSGGVEIGRLPGVVQLTMLAPMDRLADRGLAGLVRDQYAL; encoded by the coding sequence ATGTCACAGCAAGTCACACAGGAGCTTGAGGTCGACGAGTACACGCTGGGACTGGTCGGCCCCGATCAGGAGTGGGCGGGGACCGTCGCGGACGGCGGCACCGTCCGGACTCACACGCCGCCGGCCTGCTGGGGGCCGATGATCACCCCGGAGTTCCGCGGCGGCCACGAGGTGACAAAGCCCATCGCCGTCGAGGGGGCCGAGGTGGGCGACGCCGTCGCCATCCACATCGAGGACGTCGAGGTGACGAGCATCGCGACCAGCACCGGGTCGATGGACGAGCGCGAGGGGGCGTTCGGCGACGACCCGTTCGTCGATCACGTCTGTCCCGAGTGCGGTGCGGCGTGGCCCGAGAGCGTCGTCGAGGGCACCGGCGAGGAGTCGATCCGGTGTGCGGAGTGCGGTGCCAACGCCTCCTCGTTCGCCTTCGAGTTCGGCGTCACGGCCGTCTTCGACGAGGACTACGAGATCGGACTGACCGTCGACGGCGAGGCGGCCCACGACCTCGCCGAGCGGGCTCACGAGGCGATGGCGCTGCCCGAGAACTCCCGGCAACACCCGATTCTGCTGTACGAACCGTCCGAGATGCCCGGGACGATGGGCCACCTCCGGCCGTTCCTCGGGAACATCGGGACGACGCCGCCGGTCGAACTGCCTGACTCCCACAACGCCGGGGACTTCGGTCAGTTCCTGATCGGTGCCGACCACGACTGGGGGCTCGACGACGAGGCCGACCTGGCCGAGCGCACCGACGGCCATATGGACATCAACGCCGTCCGCGAGGGAGCGACCCTGATCTGTCCGGTGAAGGTCGACGGCGGCGGGATCTACGTCGGCGATATGCACGCGAACCAGGGCGACGGGGAGCTCGCCCTGCACACGACTGACGTGAGCGGGTTCACGGAGTTCAGCGTCGAGGTCATCGAGGGGCTGGACATCGACGGGCCGGTGCTGTTGCCCAACGGCGAGGACCTGCCCCACATCGCGAAGCCGTTCACCGACGCGGACGTCGAACGCGGCGAGGCGCTCGGCGAGGAGTACGGCGTGGACGTCCAGACCGACGTGGGGCCGATCCAGGTCGTCGGGAGCGGTGCGACGGTCAACGACGCGACGGAGAACGCCTTCGACAGGGCCGGCGACCTGCTGGACATGAGCGAGGGCGAGGTCCGAACCCGGTGTACGTTCAGCGGCGGCGTCGAGATCGGGCGGCTCCCCGGCGTAGTCCAGCTGACGATGCTCGCGCCGATGGACCGACTCGCGGACCGCGGCCTCGCCGGCCTCGTGCGCGACCAGTACGCCCTCTGA
- a CDS encoding MoaD/ThiS family protein, which yields MEVTVYGQLRSATGEKTVDVDFDGGTVADAVDAFVAAYPRAKRHLVDGDGLASSVRLAVDGASATPDDDCPPDATLSIHPAMQGG from the coding sequence ATGGAGGTCACGGTGTACGGGCAGTTGCGGAGCGCCACCGGCGAGAAGACGGTCGACGTCGACTTCGACGGCGGGACGGTCGCCGACGCGGTCGACGCCTTCGTCGCGGCCTATCCGCGGGCAAAGCGGCACCTCGTCGACGGGGACGGGCTCGCGAGCAGCGTGCGACTCGCGGTCGACGGGGCGTCCGCGACACCCGACGACGACTGTCCGCCCGACGCCACACTCAGCATCCACCCGGCGATGCAGGGCGGCTGA